AACACCACCCATACTTCCGCCAAATCCTCCTGTCATACCACCTCCATGTTCGTCATCACCCTTCACACTCGGTAGTCCTAACTCTGCTCTCATGAGGAATTCTTTACTGCCTCcaaattgtttgattttccATACTATCGCCGACTTTTCTGGTGCGTAATGAACGGATCCAATATTTGTGCGGAAACGGGGGGAGTCGGCATCTTCTGGGACTGGAACTGTAATCTCGACGTTGTTGGCTGTGCTGCGACGTTTGAATTGCGCTTTCGCTTTGAGCATATATTCGATTCTTGATCCAGAATGCGATTCCACGATACATTCAACCCAGATCAATGGTTTGACTTGAGTATTCAGACGGTAGGACATCAATTCGAATTCTCCATCGGGTGGAATAAAGGAGATAGTTCTATCGTTTTCGAACCGTGAAAGACGAACACATTGATGGAACTtcacatcttccatctcaatgGCCTTCCCTCGAGTTGCGCGTCCAGTGGTTTCAAACATTACTTTATCGTTAAGACCTAATCGCAATTCTGGCATACCGGACAGGTAACACTTCATCTTAATGGCACCTAAAATCTCGGACCTCAACACGTTTCCATTCGACGATACGAGTAAATTGAGTgattcaacaacatcaaggAAAACTTCATTCTTCCTGTACCGAATTCCTTCCGATCTCCATGATACTGCGTTCGTAACCGCTATAGGTGGACGGGCTTGGATCTCTAATTTATGTGATTCTTGCGTAATGTATTCTTGGAGGATTTTCGATTCGGTGGTTTGTGGATATCCAAAGTCCATCATTTCGTCCAAGAGTTCATAAATAATGACGAAGTTGTCTCGGAtggattcttcttcaagttcTTTGAAGTATTCGGTGAAGACTTCGACTATTTTGTgcaggaagaggaggatttCGGCGGCATTGGTATTGCGTTTAGTGAGGGCGAGGAGGTAGAGGTTATTATGGCGGATGTATAGATACTTGGTACTAGTTAAAAACTGCGATCGCAAATAGAAAGGGGTGATGATGTACATTTATTCCTTCGTCTGAGAAACATGGTGGAACGGCGGaactctcttcttctgcttcacTCAGAAGTATTGGAAACTTCTCAACCGCGGACATGGGAATATCTCCTCTATAATTACGGGCAAGAAGGGTCTGTAGTATTGCGTCAACATGATCCAGAAGTGAAGTCACCATAGAAAGTGTTGTTTATACCTTGCCCTTTaaatcgaggaagaagacagCAGATGCCATGTTTGCCAGataatcaaagaaagaaaggagacgATGGTGTTGAAGGATGGAGAGTGTGCCAAGCTGGCTTGTATTATATCTTCACCGAGTTTGTTATCATTCGTGAATTTGGTATGCGTTCCTCTCTTGATGTGTTGAaatggaattgatgaattagTTAGATGCCTGGTGTAGGTGTTGTTGACTTGAATAATAGTAACAATCGCCCCACGTTCAAGCTTCCCCCTTCAGATTGATAGATCTCCAGGTCCCAAACTAGTGAGTCTCGGCGGTCAGCATCGGTTTCCCTTACTAAGGCTGGGCTAGACTTAAAGTGTACTAGCGCTAGAACGGCAGAATCTTCGACGCTTAAATATCTTTTGGTGGGAAGAaaaacttcttcttttttcttcaacgCGCCCTTTTAGACAGTGCAACTCAATCACATAAATATAACTTGTGTTAACATTCTGTTAACACTTATCTTGTTTCCCATTGATGTAGTTAGCGATTTCGCGGCGCGGAGACCAATACCAACGGTACCATAAGAGCTGGCCGGGCATTGTCTTTTTGGACAACAGGTTGCCTGGGCGGCGTCAGAGGGACCATACATATGAAGATACAGGAAAGGGGTTGTATGGGTATGACGAgagacaagacaagatacCATAGCAAATTCAAGAGCCGTGATGGTGACTTCTCCCACGTTCAATCGTTCTCAGATGCGATCCGAGAGACTATACAGATGAAGATAAAGGGAAGGTTTGTTTTGAGGCTATGGTGAGAGACTCGACAAGATGCAGTATAAAATTCAAGAGCCATGATGGTGATTTCAAGCACGTTCAATCGTCTTCGCATATGTGATCTTTGCTTTGGATTGAAGTCGTTGATACTTCTGCTTGGCTGAGTGTATTCCCTGCGACATGCATATGCCAAACAACAGCAGTATGAGGTGATTTATGGGTGGTGGAATGCGGGAAGCATTGTCATTCCTTTCGTATCATGTCGTCTCATGAAACCCGTGATGATATGTTTCTATGTAAAACGTCTTCAATGCCAGTGCCATTGCTAATAGCATGCCGCTGATCGAtttgctatatatatatatatatatgcatatcTGAGAAAGACCAGCCAGCCATCATCCATCgcccatcatccatcatccatcatccatcacccatcaaTCGTTTGGCCAGAATCCCCCAACGCATCAAATCGccatcaaaagcaaaatcaGCGTCAAAATTTCCCTCGTCTAGAGATACACATCACATTACTCCCTCCACCCTCCGCCCTCCGCCCACCATGCATCCAATTCGCCTTTACCGAACCAGCCAAAAGCAATCAAGATGGTCACATGTGAATGTTTTTTCCCACGAGCGAGAACCGACCGACATCATCTCCCCGAACTTCATTCGATTGTTTTGCGCCATGTAAATCTGCGATCATATACAACTAAAGAGAAaggggagaaagagaagacagAACTGGATCTGGAGTTTCGTTATCATTCAAGTTTGAGGAAATcatttgcttttttatttgcTTCTATCACAGTAGttactctctctctctctctctctctctttcttacAACAGTTAAAGATCATCGTATCACAAGCAAAAAAATTCCCAGaacattcatcaattcaacGAGTACAAACCCTTTGGAACCTCGACAAATCTGGTTCTTTTCCAGCAGTACACATATGCCAAGTCTTAATTGTCTATTTTCATCACTTACAATCACTTTTCAGCCATTTTCATATAGCCGTCGGCGTTTGGTATCGAAATGGAACACGATCACATGTTAAGGGAATGCCCCCCATCCTACGCATCTCACGACCCTCGAACCATAAGTTTGCCTTCTGTACCCACAGCAGACCCCCCACCGATTCATCATGAACGAATCCTCCCCCCTCTACCTTCTATGTCTACGGAAACAAAATATCGACAAGAACCAGTCGCAGAAGCACCATTGACATGgccatcttcaaatcctttaACCGCATATTATCAGCCGGGCCCCTCACAGCTATCTCCCAAAACAACAACTAGAAGAAGTACAGATTCGCCGAACGGTATGGACTTAGATTTATCAGACAATAGAGCAAGGAGGGGTGGAAGTGTACTATCTATAGACGATCCTGATGTGCGACTTGCTGCTGAAGCATTGGGAGATCTTCGCGCCGGTATGTTTTCGGGAGAATTTTGGAAGAATTCTATGCTGATTTTGTTACAGATTTTATACAGTCTTCCCCGCGTCAACGCAATGTACCCTCTTCAAACTCACCCCGATTTCGACAAGGTGGTTCTACACAACCCGAACCCCTTCTCTCACTCCTTACCACGTCCCACCCCCTCATAGGAAACGCGATAGGCGGTTCACTATCCGCATACTCGGCTTCCAAAAATTATAGTCCTCGTTTCAAGTCTAGTGCAGAATACGTGGAGAGAAGGATTACTCCGGTTGTCAATACAATTAATTCTGTCAACCGTATTACAGGAGTTGAAGGGGGTGTGCGTTGGTTCCTTGGTGGTCGTAGACCGAGTCATCATGGACCATCCGACACCGAATCTGATTCCCCTTCTCATAAGCGACGGAAAGTCAATACTTCCTCTCCGGCCGACCTCGAAGGCCAGCCCATGCAgtttgaaataaaatttgatCAACAGCGCCGCCGTCGTCCTAGTCAGGTTTCTACAACGGACAGCCTTCCTGCATATGACGATCAACGCAGTCCTAGCTATGAAGCTTCACAGCAAGCGTTAGTACCATCGAACCGAGGATCTGATGAATCTGCATCTTCTGGGAGCTCATGGCAGTCCCGTCTCGTCCTTTCGACCTCGGGACTCAGTGTCGCAATGTCGGAAGAGTCGCTCCGAAGCTTAAAATACTGTCTCAGTTGGATTCGTTGGGCAAATGAGCACATTGGGAAACTCATTGTGGCATTGAAATCAGTCTTAGAACAATACGACAATTCTGGCACCATTGCTGACACCCCCTATTCCGAAAAGGGAGCTGACAATAATCAACGTCAAGTAGTGCTTCACACAGATGATCAGCGCTCAGCCTTAACTGCAAAGATTGCACAATTGAACAAGGATGTCTTGAAGACTTTAAAAGAGGTGGTAGATATTGTATCTAAATATGCTGGCGGTGCTCTCCCCGAAAATGCAAGAGTTCTTGTACGTAAGCACTTGACATCTTTGCCTCGACGATTTCAAATCGCAAACTCTGTTTCAAATGGCGAAAGCAGAGGTCATCGGGATGGAGATAGTGATGCCAAAGAGGGCGCACAAAGAGTGATGGTATTGGCCAAAGAAGGTTTGGACATGATGACTCAAGTATCAGGAGTTTTGGACGGAACAATAGTTAGTGCAGAAGAATGGTGCGAAAAATtagggagaaagaaaagggaagaaagggaGACAAATACCCCACAGGATgaaaaaatgatgaatggtgGGAGAAATGGACGGGACAATGTCTTGCCAGTTGTTGGCGGTGATGTCAAGATGGGGTATACAGGGTTCGGTGAGGAGAGACCTACCCttgtttgagtttggggatttggaattATCACTCTTTTGGACTGGACATTCTTTGAGTATGCGCACATATAAGTGATGGAGTATCAGGGGTACGGAATTGGAAAGATTTAAAGCTTGGAGTATTGGAATCTGATGGTACAAAAGGCGTCAGGttgtggaagaggagaaCTGGGAAATGAAAGAGCTTTATATCTCTGCGTCTATGGTTCACAGAAGGAATTGATACTCGTGACGAATATTTGTACTACAGAAAGATTTGTGGAACTTTGTTGTTTGCACTcggaatgaatgatatttattgatacacaacaataaatatattatatttctgGTGTTATCTTCACTTTATCCTCTTACTATGTGTGTGATTATGTTTGTTGGGATGACGCGTTCGAATTCGTATAAGTATTTACGTAATGCTCTTGTATCTCCTGTTGTGACAATTCCCCATCTGCATCTTTATTTACTGCAAGTGGGATGAAAACTgaaatgagaatggaaatcaaaatggagatgaaaatagaagtagaaatcaagaatcaagtAAAGAGTTATCTacaaatatctatctatctattgattttttcaGATTTGGAAATCTGgagattttaagattttaagattttgagatgtgatataggataggataggataggataggataggataggatagtgTAGTTGTGAAggttgggatggggatgggatggagatgagtgGTATTAGAGGTATTGTCTTTCTGTTTTTGTTATCTTTGGGGGGAGAgtaatgtatgtatatatgtatatagtGTAGTGTATGTAGTGCAGAGGAGATACTTatagtgtgtgtgtgtgtgtacattgagattgagattgaaaagagTGAAGGAAAGTAAAGTAATGTGATATTCAGTTTATTGAtgttttgtttattttctatttgtatatttgtatttcgatCTACTTAAGCTAGAATGAATGAACTATATAGAGCAGCGCAGAGTAGGATAGAGTACATAGTAAATACTacatctaaatctaaatctaaatctataatatgaGTTCTTTAGTTAATTAGTTAATCGATAAATAGAGTAAGTAGATATTATTCATAATCACATTATATACTAGATTATATCAATAGAGAGCAAACAATCGGAATAAGAAAACtaaagagggaagagatCTTTAAGGGatgtatctttctttcttatgATAAAATATCGCTGAGTGTAAGTTAAGCTAGGCGTAAAAGGCTAGTTGCAAACTAAGATAAGTAAATGTAATGAGATATTACCTGAGTATGTGATTtttgtgagatgtgatggcttttttttttttggaattgtttTTTGGTCAaggtttgggtttgagttGGGGGTGGAGAAATGAAATCTAGGATGAGTGGAGTTGcagttgatgttgatgttatGAGATATGGGAAATGGGGATGGGCAGTGGATGGAAATAGCTGAAATATGAGGAATAGATTGATTGTCGGGAATTTGCATGAAATAGTCagaggatggatagatgCAAATAGTTCGGAGGGGTTGTGATACCTACGCTGAGTTATCGAGTAATTGTCGGATATGATATCCGAGGCAATTCCAGAAATAAGCGATATCCAGAAACTACATGACGCTCATGAACTTTGCGTTAGCGGTCTTGTTATTCTCGATACGCGAGACCGAGGAGCGTTCATAAAACCAGGATTGATCTGCAGAGATAGTGGCAAGGTATGGGGTGTTAAGCGAGTCTGAGATGTGATATCTCGTGATTCCTCGGCTATATA
Above is a genomic segment from Botrytis cinerea B05.10 chromosome 4, complete sequence containing:
- the Bcapm1 gene encoding Bcapm1, with amino-acid sequence MASAVFFLDLKGKTLLARNYRGDIPMSAVEKFPILLSEAEEESSAVPPCFSDEGINYLYIRHNNLYLLALTKRNTNAAEILLFLHKIVEVFTEYFKELEEESIRDNFVIIYELLDEMMDFGYPQTTESKILQEYITQESHKLEIQARPPIAVTNAVSWRSEGIRYRKNEVFLDVVESLNLLVSSNGNVLRSEILGAIKMKCYLSGMPELRLGLNDKVMFETTGRATRGKAIEMEDVKFHQCVRLSRFENDRTISFIPPDGEFELMSYRLNTQVKPLIWVECIVESHSGSRIEYMLKAKAQFKRRSTANNVEITVPVPEDADSPRFRTNIGSVHYAPEKSAIVWKIKQFGGSKEFLMRAELGLPSVKGDDEHGGGMTGGFGGSMGGVGGKGAKRPISVKFEIPYFTTSGIQVRYLKIIEPKLQYPSLPWVRYITQSGDIAVRLPDVS